A genomic segment from Mycosarcoma maydis chromosome 13, whole genome shotgun sequence encodes:
- a CDS encoding putative argininosuccinate lyase ARG4, which translates to MASTSDDFTKRKLWGGRFTGKNDPLLFAYNESLSYDKRMHAQDIRGSQAYARALVKTGVLNEQEKDEIVAGLEKVGQEWKDGSFKIHSDDEDIHTANERRLTELIGSVGGKLHTGRSRNDQVATDMRLWLMDEVKAIEGYLKDLIQVMIARGRQEVDALMPGYTHLQRAQPIRWSHLLLSHATYFASDLARLRDLMPRISVLPLGSGPLAGNPFSGLDRDAIAADLGFQTVGPNSMNSVSDRDFVVEYLMWASLTAVHLSKMAEDFIIYSTSEFGFMQLSDAYSTGSSIMPQKKNPDSLELLRGKSGRIFGQMSGFMMSLKGIPSTYNKDLQEDKEPLFDAVDTTKNGIQIATGVLSTLNIFPEKMKAALTPDMLATDLAEYLVRKGIPFRETHHISGSAVRLSEQKGCLLSQLTLQDLQTLSDKFDDDVMQVWSFEQSVERRDAKGGTSKRAVLEQCDTLEKMLGSC; encoded by the coding sequence ATGGCCTCTACATCAGACGACTTTACCAAGCGGAAGCTTTGGGGCGGTCGCTTTACCGGCAAAAACGATCCGCTGCTCTTTGCCTACAATGAATCACTCTCCTACGACAAGCGTATGCATGCTCAGGACATTCGAGGCTCGCAAGCGTACGCACGCGCTCTCGTAAAGACGGGCGTGCTCAACGAGCAAGAAAAGGACGAGATAGTCGCTGGCCTCGAAAAGGTTGGTCAGGAGTGGAAAGACGGCTCATTCAAGATCCATtcggatgacgaagacATTCACACCGCCAATGAGCGTCGCCTCACCGAGCTCATCGGCAGTGTCGGTGGCAAGCTGCACACAGGCAGGTCCAGGAACGATCAGGTGGCCACCGATATGCGTCTCTGGCTCATGGATGAGGTCAAAGCCATCGAGGGCTACCTCAAGGATCTGATCCAGGTCATGATTGCACGTGGTAGGCAAGAGGTCGATGCGCTCATGCCAGGTTACACCCACCTTCAACGAGCTCAGCCTATCCGATGGTCGCATCTCCTCTTATCGCACGCCACCTACTTTGCCTCGGACCTCGCGCGCTTGCGCGACCTGATGCCGCGCATTTCGGTCTTGCCGCTCGGCTCAGGTCCCTTGGCCGGCAATCCATTTTCTGGCCTCGACCGAGACGCCATCGCCGCCGACCTTGGATTCCAGACCGTGGGTCCCAACTCGATGAACAGCGTCTCGGATCGTGACTTTGTTGTCGAGTACCTCATGTGGGCCAGTTTGACTGCGGTCCATCtgagcaagatggccgaggaCTTTATCATCTACTCGACTTCCGAATTCGGTTTCATGCAGCTCAGCGACGCCTACAGCACGGGCTCGTCGATCATGCCCCAAAAGAAGAACCCGGACAGCTTGGAGCTGCTTCGTGGCAAGTCCGGCCGCATCTTTGGTCAGATGTCGGGCTTCATGATGTCGCTCAAGGGTATTCCATCGACGTACAACAAGGACCTGCAAGAGGATAAGGAGCCGCTCTTTGACGCCGTCGACACCACCAAGAACGGTATTCAGATTGCCACTGGTGTGCTTTCCACGCTTAACATTTTCCCAGAAAAGATGAAGGCGGCGCTGACACCCGACATGCTCGCTACCGATCTGGCAGAATACCTGGTTCGAAAGGGCATCCCCTTCCGTGAGACGCATCACATCTCTGGTAGCGCCGTGCGTCTGTCCGAACAAAAGGGTTGTCTGCTGTCGCAACTCACGCTCCAAGACTTGCAAACTCTCTCGGACAAAtttgacgacgatgtcATGCAGGTCTGGTCGTTTGAGCA
- a CDS encoding uncharacterized protein (related to Alpha-N-acetylgalactosaminidase precursor): MLPSMKRLSVAAVAAILSATSTGLATSLPRSSLQERLSTNALPTPGMGFNTYNQVSCSPTESKSHTIMDIMASQGYIDAGYNFFQVDCGWVSRTTSRDASGNLITNTDAFPSGMKSLGQYATSKGLEFGLYSDAGYRACDPQAPSPVLGSLGHEAQDAQLLKSYNVSYLKYDNCYADGTTSGDNAPKHARTDFPTRFGAMSKALSDVGINKLLVCQWGVPQKQSNGTLVGPAQWTQGLSTSYRLSDDIATGWINVERILNQGIQISLHGRSGPNHFADGDLLEVGNSGMSIDEQGTHFAFWAMIKSPLVISTDLSSISSNAKAILLNKGLIAINQDRLGEPVKLVERRTGNFDLHAGKLSNGDMAVLAFDWSNARNTITVNFSELGIASADVADLWAGTTKTGAISYTKTVNAHGSVPLRLYNIKYTNAAAPSLTYIQAESGTLAGRAAKSFCSGCSGGAKVGNVGGGSGNTLTLNGLQASGNEAVLYFDYINADVGFSFVGATNDRTAHISVNGGSPQTVSFPLSGYDWSQDVIRGYKVRLTGFTAGQSNSITISNANSYAPDFDRVGYIA, encoded by the coding sequence ATGCTACCTTCAATGAAACGTCTCAGcgtggctgctgttgctgccaTCCTCAGTGCTACAAGCACTGGCTTGGCAACCTCTTTACCCAGATCCAGCCTGCAAGAGCGTCTATCCACCAACGCTCTGCCCACTCCTGGCATGGGATTCAACACCTACAATCAGGTTTCGTGCTCTCCTACGGAGTCCAAGTCGCACACTATTATGGATATCATGGCTTCGCAAGGCTACATCGATGCAGGCTACAATTTCTTCCAAGTCGACTGTGGCTGGGTCTCGAGGACGACTAGCCGTGATGCTTCTGGCAACCTCATTACCAACACTGATGCCTTTCCTTCGGGAATGAAGAGCCTCGGTCAGTACGCTACTTCAAAGGGTCTCGAATTTGGCCTTTACTCTGATGCAGGCTACCGCGCGTGTGATCCCCAAGCTCCCAGCCCCGTTCTCGGAAGCCTTGGTCATGAGGCTCAGGATGCACAGCTACTCAAAAGCTACAACGTCAGCTATCTCAAATATGACAACTGTTACGCTGACGGCACCACCTCCGGCGACAATGCACCCAAGCATGCCCGCACCGATTTTCCTACTCGTTTCGGCGCAATGAGCAAAGCTCTCTCCGACGTTGGCATCAACAAACTGCTCGTGTGTCAGTGGGGTGTCCCTCAGAAGCAGTCAAATGGCACCCTCGTTGGTCCCGCCCAATGGACGCAAGGTTTGAGCACTTCCTACCGTCTGTCTGACGACATCGCCACAGGGTGGATCAATGTGGAGCGAATCCTGAATCAGGGCATTCAGATCTCGCTCCATGGTCGCAGTGGTCCCAATCATTTTGCCGATGGAGACCTGCTCGAAGTCGGTAATTCGGGcatgtcgatcgacgagcagggtACGCACTTTGCGTTTTGGGCTATGATCAAGAGTCCGCTCGTCATCTCGACGGATCTCTCGAGCATTTCTTCCAATGCCAAAGCGATTCTGCTCAACAAAGGGCTCATTGCTATCAATCAAGATCGCCTCGGTGAGCctgtcaagctcgtcgagcgaagGACAGGCAACTTTGACCTTCACGCTGGTAAACTCAGCAACGGTGATATGGCTGTACTTGCTTTCGATTGGAGTAATGCACGAAACACCATCACTGTCAACTTTTCCGAATTGGGCATAGCCTCGGCCGATGTCGCCGATCTTTGGGCTGGTACCACCAAGACTGGCGCGATTTCGTACACCAAGACGGTCAACGCTCACGGCTCGGTCCCGCTGCGCCTTTACAACATCAAGTATacgaatgctgctgctccttcGCTGACCTACATTCAAGCCGAGTCTGGCACTCTGGCTGGAAGAGCGGCCAAATCTTTCTGCTCTGGCTGTTCTGGTGGCGCCAAAGTGGGCAACGTTGGTGGTGGCTCAGGAAACACGCTCACGCTCAACGGTCTCCAAGCTAGTGGTAATGAAGCCGTTCTGTACTTCGACTACATCAACGCGGACGTGGGATTCTCGTTCGTGGGCGCAACTAATGACCGAACCGCGCATATCAGTGTCAATGGTGGCAGCCCGCAGACCGTCAGCTTCCCGCTTTCCGGTTACGATTGGAGCCAGGATGTAATTCGGGGCTACAAAGTCAGGCTCACTGGCTTCACCGCTGGTCAGAGCAACTCGATCACCATCTCCAACGCCAATTCCTACGCTCCTGACTTTGACCGCGTGGGTTACATTGCTTAG
- a CDS encoding uncharacterized protein (related to CYB2 - lactate dehydrogenase cytochrome b2), with translation MSNSRSGYLREIYVGGLSGGRPQTTNLKLLEQQAKSKLTPEAYAYVAGSASTESTAQANLDAFSKWHIVPSMLRDVSLAEFDSTTRLFGREYSSPLVVAPIGVQAQLHAAEADCATARAAADLEIPFTLSSATSRPLEKVHEHAGFSKGSEEGGVDAWFQLYWPQDDELTESLLSRAKKAGYRVLVVTLDTWNLGWRPRDLDSAYNPFLTGEGVANVFSDPVFIERYCEGKDPRRSDVSKEEITEASVAAIAQLSPGVSRTWSDLALLRRLWGSNPIVLKGIQTLSDAARAVEAGMDGVWVSNHGGRQVDGAVPSLNQLPVIAEYIRSLPLKEGEERKTVIFDSGVRCGADIMKALCLGADAVAVGRPWCWGLALNGEDGVRDVLKTLLADFELNAGLAGFQSASQLSRHALVRADGRL, from the exons ATGTCAAATTCAAGG TCGGGATACCTTCGCGAGATCTACGTAGGCGGCCTGAGCGGTGGCCGACCACAGACGACCAATCTCAAGCTacttgagcagcaagccaaATCCAAGCTCACACCTGAAGCATACGCCTACGTTGCTGGAAGCGCTTCAACTGAAAGCACCGCTCAAGCCAACCTCGACGCCTTTAGCAAGTGGCACATTG TGCCTTCGATGCTGAGAGACGTCTCTCTTGCCGAGTTCGACAGTACAACTCGACTGTTTGGAAGGGAATACTCTTCGCCTTTGGTTGTCGCACCCATCGGCGTACAGGCTCAGTTGCATGCAGCAGAAGCTGATTGCGCCACAGCacgtgcagcagcagaccTTGAAATCCCCTTCACGCTCTCCTCTGCCACTAGTCGGCCGCTTGAAAAGGTGCACGAGCATGCTGGCTTCTCGAAAGGCTCAGAAGAGGGTGGTGTAGATGCGTGGTTTCAGCTCTACTGGCCTCAAGACGATGAACTGACCGAAAGTTTGCTCAGCAGAGCCAAAAAGGCTGGTTATCGTGTGCTTGTGGTAACGCTTGACACGTGGAACTTGGGATGGCGCCCAAGAGATCTCGATTCAG CCTACAACCCTTTCCTGACGGGCGAAGGCGTTGCCAATGTTTTCTCTGACCCGGTCTTCATCGAAAGGTATTGCGAAGGAAAG GACCCTCGGCGCTCCGACGTGTCAAAGGAAGAGATCACCGAGGCCTCAGTTGCAGCCATTGCCCAACTTTCTCCTGGGGTTTCCCGTACCTGGTCTGACCTAGCGCTTCTGCGACGACTCTGGGGCTCGAACCCTATCGTGCTCAAAGGCATTCAGACGTTGTCAGACGCGGCACGTGCGGTTGAAGCGGGCATGGACGGTGTGTGGGTCTCGAATCACGGCGGTCGCCAGGTGGATGGTGCTGTTCCTTCGCTTAACCAGCTGCCCGTCATCGCAGAATACATTCGCTCCCTGCCACTCAAAGAGGGCGAGGAGAGAAAGACGGTCATTTTCGATTCGGGCGTACGATGCGGTGCAGACATCATGAAGGCGCTCTGTCTCGGTGCggatgctgtcgctgtcggCAGACCATGGTGCTGGGGTTTGGCGCTCAACGGCGAGGATGGGGTTCGCGATgtgctcaagacgctcttGGCAGATTTCGAATTGAATGCTGGCCTTGCGGGTTTCCAGTCGGCCAGCCAGCTCAGTCGACATGCGCTAGTGCGCGCTGATGGTCGGCTGTAA
- a CDS encoding uncharacterized protein (related to glutamyl-tRNA(Gln) amidotransferase subunit A), giving the protein MRNRGVHRCIISVGSSNAAHVRRCAVSCCTLASANLARRDLTSSSAAHSNSGTFRDGRFDPYNAIIADITSSSTSSPSGAATKGRLKGWTAAIKSNICIRDHPTTCSSAMLQHFKPTFDASAVSLLRQAGTDIRYITNCDEFGMGSNNIHSVHGPVRNPASPRSESGPIWNLEEERVAGGSSGGSAAVVKAGLVRFALGSDTGGSVRLPAAYCGIVGLKPSYGLVSRWGLVSYADSLDTVGVLAKTVEDVSVVHSVLSQNDPHDPTSASQQARAAAATTVETLISALPSSNSSQPLKGLRVGVPKEYFPVELHPRVLPPFRRAVAGLEELGAQVVQITLPSTPSALSAYYIISSAEASSNLARYDGVEYGFHTPSAPGHHAYAATRTTAFGDEVRKRILLGTFALTADAYDNYFLQASRVRAQVQEDFASALRIRNASTKDDKLTARDQEGVDVILHPSAVDTAPTLAAAMQPGEPSAAEYVQDVLTVPASLAGLPALAVPAGAASDDGWPVGVTLVSQWGCDEVLLHVGKHLQTQLGT; this is encoded by the coding sequence ATGAGGAACCGAGGTGTACATCGCTGCATCATCAGCGTAGGCAGTAGCAATGCTGCGCACGTACGGCGCTGCGCcgtcagctgctgcacttTAGCATCTGCAaacctcgctcgccgagaCTTGACCTCCTCCTCAGCAGCCCACTCGAATTCGGGCACCTTCCGAGATGGGCGCTTCGATCCATACAATGCTATCATAGCTGATATAacctcctcctcgacgtcttcgCCATCGGGCGCCGCAACCAAAGGTCGTTTGAAAGGGTGGACAGCAGCCATCAAGTCCAACATTTGCATCCGTGACCACCCAACCACAtgctcgagcgcgatgCTGCAGCATTTCAAGCCGACGTTTGATGCTTCGGCCGTGTCTCTTCTCCGCCAAGCTGGTACGGACATTCGCTATATTACCAATTGCGATGAGTTCGGCATGGGTTCGAACAATATCCATTCGGTGCATGGACCCGTGCGCAATCCAGCATCTCCTCGATCAGAAAGCGGACCCATTTGGAACctggaagaagagagagTGGCAGGAGGAAGCTCGGGAGGATCCGCAGCAGTAGTCAAGGCAGGTTTGGTAAGGTTTGCGCTGGGAAGCGATACAGGTGGCAGCGTCAGACTACCCGCAGCGTATTGTGGCATCGTCGGCCTCAAGCCAAGCTACGGCTTGGTCAGTCGTTGGGGGCTGGTTTCGTATGCTGATAGCCTGGACACAGTCGGTGTGCTAGCGAAAACGGTCGAGGATGTCTCTGTTGTGCACAGCGTCCTCTCGCAAAACGATCCACACGATCCGACAAGCGCTAgtcaacaagctcgtgcagcagcagcaacgactGTCGAAACTTTGATCAGCGCGCTACCTTCTTCAAACTCCTCACAGCCACTCAAGGGCCTTCGAGTCGGAGTGCCCAAGGAGTACTTCCCTGTCGAATTGCATCCACGAGTGCTACCGCCCTTCCGACGCGCAGTGGCTGGACTCGAAGAGCTTGGAGCTCAAGTTGTCCAGATCACCCTGCCCAGTACGCCTTCTGCTCTCAGTGCCTACTACATCATCTCTTCAGCCGAGGCAAGCAGCAATCTAGCGCGCTACGACGGCGTCGAATATGGGTTTCACACACCTAGCGCACCAGGCCACCATGCATATGCAGCCACACGTACCACGGCCTTCGGAGACGAGGTGCGCAAACGTATACTACTAGGTACGTTTGCTTTGACCGCTGATGCGTATGACAACTATTTCCTCCAGGCATCGCGCGTTCGAGCCCAGGTTCAGGAGGATTTCGCGTCTGCTTTGCGGATCCGCAATGCTTCCACTAAGGATGACAAGCTGACAGCGCGGGATCAAGAAGGAGTCGACGTGATCCTTCACCCTTCGGCCGTTGATACCGCGCCAACGCTTGCTGCAGCCATGCAACCTGGCGAACCCAGCGCCGCTGAGTATGTCCAGGATGTCTTGACTGTACCTGCGAGCTTGGCCGGGCTGCCAGCTTTGGCTGTACCGGCAGGGGCAGCATCCGATGACGGCTGGCCGGTCGGCGTGACGCTCGTATCTCAGTGGGGATGTGATGAGGTGCTTCTACATGTGGGTAAGCACCTCCAGACGCAGCTCGGCACATAA